The genomic segment CAAGCGAATTGATTTCGATAATTATCTCGTTGAACAATTAGATCATAAGACAGCAGACATCCATTTGGGCGCTTTTGTAAAGAATGTCGAGCACACAAACAATGGTATAAAGATTAGTTTTCAGCATGAAGGGAAAGAGAAAACCTGCATGGCACAACTGGTCATTGGCGCCGAAGGAGACCGGTCGATTGTGGCAAAAAAACTAGCCCATCATAAAATGGAGCCTGAGTATTACTGCGCCGGCATTCGTGCTTATTATGAAAATGTAACCGGGATTCATAAAAATAATTTTATCGAACTTCATTTTCTACGAGATGTTTTACCGGGTTATTTCTGGATTTTCCCTTTGCCAAACAATATGGTAAATATCGGCTTAGGTATGCTCGCTTCAGAAGCCCGCAAAAAGAATGTCAACATCAAAAAAGTCATGCTGAATGCGATCAAAGAAAACCATACCATAAAAGACAGGTTTAAAGATTCAATTCTCCGGGGCCAAATCAAGGGTTGGGGGCTGCCGTTGGGTTCGATTAAAAGAAAACTCTCGGGTGACCGGTTCATGCTAGTGGGAGACGCCGCGTCGTTAATCGATCCGTTTACAGGCGAAGGGATTGGCAATGCTTTTGTGACCGGCAAAATCGCTGCAGAATTTTCTCAACAAGCGCTTGAAGAGAAAAACTTATCCGCTTCATTCCTGGCAAAATATGATGAAGAAGTCTATAATGAATTGTGGAGCGAGCTGAAATTAAGCCATACATTACAAAAGTTAGTAAACTTTCCCTGGTTGTTCAATTTTCTGGTTAACAAAGCGCGCAAGAATAAGACGATTCAAGAAACCATCACTTGTATGTTTGAAGACTTAGATATGAGGGCAAAATTGCGTTCACCCTCCTTTTATTTTAAGTTGCTGTTTAATTAAAACCA from the candidate division KSB1 bacterium genome contains:
- a CDS encoding geranylgeranyl reductase family protein, whose product is MVTDIAVIGAGPGGCATSLFLSKAGINHTLFDKAIFPRDKVCGDAISGKAIAVFNQLDPSILDGIKRDESAFLGSWGVTFFAPNGKPLEVPFKMNLEEQVDAPGFIAKRIDFDNYLVEQLDHKTADIHLGAFVKNVEHTNNGIKISFQHEGKEKTCMAQLVIGAEGDRSIVAKKLAHHKMEPEYYCAGIRAYYENVTGIHKNNFIELHFLRDVLPGYFWIFPLPNNMVNIGLGMLASEARKKNVNIKKVMLNAIKENHTIKDRFKDSILRGQIKGWGLPLGSIKRKLSGDRFMLVGDAASLIDPFTGEGIGNAFVTGKIAAEFSQQALEEKNLSASFLAKYDEEVYNELWSELKLSHTLQKLVNFPWLFNFLVNKARKNKTIQETITCMFEDLDMRAKLRSPSFYFKLLFN